In Pseudomonadota bacterium, a single window of DNA contains:
- a CDS encoding type II secretion system F family protein, with protein MSNYSFQAIDAKGAVVKGDIEANSSDEAANIIADKGYIPYELKEKKLKAAKSGLMLRINRKVKIADLIIFTKQFRSLFKAGVPLVRAFQVLEAQTQSDALKYAIASILKNIREGVTLSVAMGNQEKIFSPLYCSMIRAGEMSGTLPEALERLIYMIEHEGKIKSDIKSALQYPIMVTVALTGAFFFLLNFVVPSFANNFSKAGIDLPLPTQIAITLHHFVSDYWFLILACIIVVIFALRLWLKTENGKYMKDSLILRIPVIGPLFIKAAMSRFASIFGMLQSSGVPVMSTMKILSGVIGNAAISREFDRVRDYMGEGQGIAVTLQSAKYFTPMVIDMVAIGEETGNLEEMLHEVSLHYDDEVSYAVKGLSEFIGPILIVGLAAVVGFFALAIFMPMWDMTKMTKF; from the coding sequence ATGTCAAATTATTCATTCCAGGCTATAGACGCAAAAGGAGCTGTTGTTAAGGGTGATATAGAGGCTAACTCTTCCGATGAAGCGGCAAATATCATAGCTGATAAGGGCTATATACCCTATGAGCTGAAAGAAAAGAAACTAAAAGCTGCCAAATCAGGCCTTATGCTAAGAATCAATCGCAAGGTTAAAATAGCTGATTTGATAATATTTACCAAGCAGTTTCGGTCTTTGTTCAAGGCTGGGGTTCCTCTTGTTAGAGCTTTTCAGGTTCTGGAAGCTCAAACACAAAGCGATGCTTTAAAATATGCAATAGCTTCGATTTTAAAAAATATCAGGGAAGGAGTTACTTTATCCGTTGCCATGGGCAACCAGGAAAAAATATTTTCACCTTTATATTGCAGTATGATAAGAGCAGGAGAGATGAGTGGAACTCTTCCGGAAGCTCTTGAACGTCTTATTTACATGATTGAACATGAAGGAAAAATCAAGTCGGATATTAAATCGGCCCTTCAGTATCCTATTATGGTTACCGTAGCGTTGACCGGTGCTTTTTTCTTTCTTTTAAACTTTGTTGTTCCAAGTTTTGCAAATAATTTTTCTAAGGCAGGAATTGATCTCCCACTGCCGACCCAGATAGCAATTACGCTTCATCATTTTGTATCAGACTACTGGTTTTTAATATTAGCTTGCATTATTGTGGTAATTTTTGCACTCCGGCTCTGGCTTAAAACAGAAAACGGAAAGTATATGAAAGATTCTCTTATCTTAAGAATACCGGTAATCGGTCCGCTGTTTATAAAAGCCGCTATGTCACGTTTTGCAAGTATCTTTGGGATGTTACAATCAAGCGGCGTACCTGTAATGAGTACTATGAAGATTTTATCCGGAGTAATCGGCAATGCAGCTATTTCGCGGGAATTTGATCGGGTGCGCGATTATATGGGCGAAGGGCAGGGAATAGCCGTTACTTTGCAATCCGCAAAATATTTCACGCCAATGGTTATTGATATGGTTGCTATTGGGGAGGAAACAGGAAATCTGGAAGAAATGCTTCATGAGGTATCACTGCATTATGATGATGAAGTTTCTTATGCAGTCAAGGGGCTCTCGGAATTTATTGGACCTATTCTAATTGTAGGTCTTGCGGCAGTTGTAGGTTTTTTTGCATTAGCCATATTCATGCCTATGTGGGATATGACCAAGATGACAAAGTTCTGA
- a CDS encoding sigma-54 dependent transcriptional regulator, whose amino-acid sequence MKKKNFQVSLYLLVPFTLSGLSLLCVIITGRIAYDLGPKASDTPLFILWGFIVVVITFSVSMLITWLLLRPVANFIKKAEKLPVFPKSSIKSDSGTKDVLEHYTQVFDQITNILGKVEAKELFPKIIGQSKVMRGIFTQLLKVAPTDSTVLILGESGTGKELLAESIYDHSLRNKGPFIKINCVAIPDNLLESELFGHEKGAFTGAISQKIGKFEIANGGTVFLDEIGDMPLSAQAKILRILQEKELQRVGSTKTINVDIRFVVATNKDLPEMVKKGLFREDLYYRINVFLIRLPSLRERKEDIPYLSETFLENNAKSVTLSSKTLQLITAYNWPGNIRELKNTIERAAVLTETDLIEPMHLPSNITKDISATNIINELSSENMSIDDRLHEIEKGLIIEAINRTGGVQIRAAELLGINQRSLWHRIKKYGIDVTALKQSTKNVD is encoded by the coding sequence ATGAAAAAGAAAAATTTTCAAGTAAGTCTATATCTATTAGTACCGTTTACACTTAGTGGGCTTTCGCTTCTGTGTGTAATTATCACAGGGCGTATTGCTTATGATTTAGGTCCCAAAGCTTCGGATACTCCTTTGTTTATTTTATGGGGGTTTATTGTTGTTGTTATCACTTTTTCGGTAAGTATGTTGATTACCTGGCTTTTGTTAAGACCTGTAGCCAATTTTATTAAAAAGGCGGAAAAACTTCCTGTTTTCCCCAAGTCATCAATAAAAAGTGACTCCGGAACAAAAGATGTTTTGGAACATTACACTCAGGTATTTGATCAGATTACAAATATTTTGGGTAAAGTTGAAGCAAAAGAACTGTTTCCCAAAATTATTGGCCAGAGTAAAGTTATGAGAGGGATTTTTACTCAGCTTTTAAAAGTTGCGCCAACTGATTCCACAGTTCTTATTTTAGGTGAAAGTGGTACCGGCAAAGAACTTTTAGCTGAAAGCATCTATGATCACAGCCTTAGAAATAAAGGTCCGTTTATTAAAATTAATTGTGTTGCAATACCGGACAATTTACTTGAAAGCGAACTTTTTGGTCATGAAAAAGGTGCATTTACCGGTGCAATATCCCAGAAAATTGGTAAATTTGAAATTGCAAACGGCGGTACAGTGTTTCTTGATGAAATCGGTGATATGCCGCTTTCTGCTCAGGCTAAGATATTGCGCATTTTGCAGGAAAAAGAATTGCAGAGGGTTGGAAGCACCAAAACAATCAATGTTGATATCCGGTTTGTTGTGGCAACAAATAAGGATCTTCCTGAAATGGTAAAGAAAGGGCTGTTTAGAGAAGACCTGTATTACCGGATTAATGTTTTTTTGATACGATTGCCTTCGTTAAGAGAAAGAAAAGAGGATATACCTTATCTATCGGAGACATTTCTTGAAAATAATGCAAAATCGGTAACTCTTTCCAGCAAGACACTTCAGTTGATCACTGCATACAATTGGCCGGGAAATATAAGAGAGTTGAAAAATACAATAGAAAGAGCAGCCGTACTAACGGAAACCGACTTGATTGAACCGATGCACCTTCCTTCAAACATTACAAAAGATATTTCAGCAACCAATATTATAAATGAATTGTCTTCGGAAAATATGTCTATAGATGACCGTCTCCATGAAATTGAAAAGGGATTAATTATTGAAGCCATAAACCGGACAGGGGGTGTTCAAATAAGAGCTGCTGAACTTCTTGGGATTAACCAGAGAAGTTTATGGCATCGTATAAAAAAGTATGGAATTGATGTTACCGCATTAAAACAATCTACAAAAAATGTAGATTAA
- a CDS encoding prepilin-type N-terminal cleavage/methylation domain-containing protein, whose amino-acid sequence MRVQNKIINTIKNEEGFTLIEIIAVLVILGILAAVAIPKYLDMREDAVRNAALGAISELNARERLALAKSKLNDATANVYYVVDSYDLGGDWGGATSEVATADKNADVSALGLDVPFKGKTVTFDKTGATDINTPAQWSLNSVN is encoded by the coding sequence ATGAGAGTTCAAAATAAAATTATAAACACGATAAAAAACGAAGAAGGCTTTACATTAATTGAAATAATAGCCGTTCTTGTTATCCTGGGTATCCTGGCTGCAGTTGCGATTCCTAAATATCTGGATATGAGGGAAGATGCTGTTAGAAATGCCGCTCTGGGTGCTATTTCTGAATTAAACGCCCGTGAGCGTTTGGCACTTGCGAAAAGCAAACTAAACGATGCCACAGCAAATGTTTATTATGTCGTTGATAGTTATGACCTTGGTGGTGACTGGGGCGGGGCAACATCTGAAGTTGCAACGGCGGATAAAAATGCAGATGTATCAGCACTTGGTCTTGATGTTCCTTTTAAGGGGAAAACTGTAACATTTGATAAAACCGGCGCTACCGATATAAATACACCGGCGCAATGGTCTCTCAATTCAGTTAACTAG
- a CDS encoding ATP-binding protein, translating into MIKRKYDIAEFIKPQKVLVIFGPRRVGKTTLLNDFLSRTTLKFKLDSGDNIQIQQVLSSQDFKQILDYAAGYDLIAIDEAQQIPNIGMGLKILVDQMPNLIVIATGSSAFDLSGAIGEPLTGRKTTLVLYPLAQLELLNHYNAFELKLILEDFLIYGSYPEVVTAQASRDKIALLEELVNSYLLKDILKLDRIKGAKLLMDLLKLLAFQIGAQVSLNELSTQLRIDVKTVGRYLDIFEKAFVIKRIGGFSRNLRSEVVSKAKYYFLDNGIRNAVISQFNSIDNRNDIGQLWENFLVTERLKKCAYHDLYGSFYFWRTYAGQELDWVEEREGRLLGYEFKWSENKRRKQPKDWLKNYGNAEFQTINRKNYAEFIL; encoded by the coding sequence ATGATCAAACGAAAGTATGACATTGCCGAATTTATTAAACCCCAAAAGGTTCTGGTAATCTTTGGTCCAAGGCGGGTGGGTAAGACCACCTTGCTAAATGATTTCTTATCCCGCACCACCCTGAAATTCAAACTTGATTCCGGTGATAATATTCAAATCCAGCAGGTATTAAGCTCTCAGGATTTTAAACAGATACTTGACTATGCAGCAGGTTACGACCTCATTGCCATAGATGAAGCCCAACAGATCCCAAACATTGGCATGGGATTGAAGATTTTGGTGGATCAAATGCCGAATTTAATCGTTATTGCAACCGGATCTTCCGCTTTTGATCTGTCAGGGGCTATCGGTGAACCTTTGACCGGCAGAAAGACCACGCTTGTCCTGTATCCCTTAGCCCAACTGGAGTTGCTTAACCATTACAATGCATTTGAGCTGAAACTTATACTTGAGGATTTTCTGATTTATGGTTCTTATCCGGAGGTCGTTACCGCTCAGGCCAGCCGGGACAAAATCGCCCTTCTGGAAGAACTGGTAAATTCCTACCTATTAAAAGATATTCTTAAACTTGACAGGATCAAGGGGGCAAAGTTGCTTATGGATCTTTTGAAACTGCTTGCCTTTCAGATCGGCGCTCAGGTATCATTAAATGAGCTATCCACACAGCTTCGGATTGATGTGAAAACAGTAGGGCGTTATCTGGATATCTTTGAAAAGGCATTTGTTATCAAGAGGATCGGTGGATTCAGCCGGAATCTTCGCTCGGAGGTTGTCAGCAAGGCAAAATATTATTTTCTTGATAACGGGATTCGCAATGCCGTTATTTCCCAATTCAATTCCATTGATAACCGAAATGATATTGGCCAGTTATGGGAAAATTTTCTTGTAACGGAACGATTAAAAAAATGCGCATATCATGACCTGTACGGCTCCTTTTATTTCTGGAGAACTTACGCTGGCCAGGAATTGGACTGGGTGGAAGAGCGGGAAGGCCGCCTTTTGGGTTATGAGTTCAAATGGTCGGAAAACAAGAGAAGGAAGCAGCCCAAAGATTGGCTGAAGAACTACGGCAATGCTGAGTTCCAAACAATAAACCGGAAAAACTACGCTGAATTCATTTTATAA
- a CDS encoding prepilin-type N-terminal cleavage/methylation domain-containing protein, producing the protein MRIKTEYSARGFTLIEIIVTVVMVAVFSAMMITLFSDSLIKSSDPVNRLRKSSDLSRIMANITADYIPYPKRKPSTYYAVDNKVLPVEMNGRFYICTGSGTSGVSEPVWHDYGVTYDGGVTWKAGVWTSSNAPYEEDDIVIRAKPNGHFYRCITTGGCSTEPDWTSTVYDGSTEWIRLLGYLNFQIGTADSTEKNNSYGRYYVVLNRFVKFDSSNIIQPITSGEAENILQVKIKNDEGETLSALFTVREE; encoded by the coding sequence ATGAGAATAAAAACTGAATATAGCGCCCGTGGTTTTACGTTGATTGAAATTATAGTTACGGTTGTTATGGTAGCGGTATTTAGTGCCATGATGATTACATTGTTTTCCGATTCATTGATTAAAAGCAGTGATCCGGTTAACCGATTGCGAAAATCATCGGATTTAAGCAGAATAATGGCCAATATCACAGCAGATTACATCCCGTATCCCAAAAGGAAACCTTCGACATATTATGCTGTCGACAATAAAGTATTGCCGGTGGAAATGAACGGAAGGTTTTATATTTGTACAGGCAGCGGTACAAGCGGTGTATCAGAACCCGTCTGGCACGATTATGGTGTTACATATGATGGCGGTGTAACATGGAAGGCCGGTGTCTGGACTTCTTCAAATGCTCCATATGAAGAAGATGATATTGTAATTCGTGCAAAACCAAATGGTCATTTTTATCGTTGTATAACAACTGGGGGGTGTTCAACAGAACCGGACTGGACTTCTACAGTTTACGATGGTTCAACAGAATGGATTCGTCTTCTTGGGTATTTAAATTTTCAGATTGGAACGGCAGATTCAACAGAAAAAAACAACAGCTACGGACGATATTATGTAGTATTAAACAGATTTGTTAAATTTGATTCAAGTAATATAATTCAGCCTATTACAAGTGGCGAAGCGGAAAATATACTCCAGGTAAAGATAAAAAATGATGAAGGCGAAACACTGTCTGCGCTTTTTACCGTCAGAGAGGAATAA
- a CDS encoding prepilin-type N-terminal cleavage/methylation domain-containing protein: MINNTVINNRGFTLIEIITSIVVVSIISVVAGMGISELAKAYVMSKKNAQTAQQGQISIARLKKEFSSISSITCGSDKKITYKIDRDSSGTEDTTTIYWTSGNSTLYLKTNSDCTDCSVSCTGGDILANNVSTFNLTYCTDADDTNCSPTFPNSPDYTSATVMLMKFTLVLKGFEDAAIPIANPDIVILGRETGQ; this comes from the coding sequence TTGATTAATAATACAGTAATTAATAATCGGGGTTTTACGCTGATTGAGATAATTACCTCCATAGTCGTGGTTTCAATCATTTCCGTTGTGGCGGGAATGGGAATTTCCGAATTGGCAAAAGCTTATGTTATGTCAAAAAAAAATGCACAAACAGCACAACAGGGTCAGATTTCCATTGCAAGGCTGAAAAAGGAATTTTCCTCTATCAGTTCTATTACATGCGGAAGCGATAAAAAAATTACCTACAAAATCGACAGAGACTCATCAGGAACGGAAGATACCACTACTATTTACTGGACGAGCGGAAACAGTACTTTATATCTTAAAACAAATTCGGATTGTACCGATTGTTCTGTTTCATGCACAGGCGGTGATATACTTGCAAACAATGTAAGTACGTTTAATTTGACTTATTGTACAGATGCTGATGACACCAATTGCTCACCCACTTTTCCAAATAGTCCGGATTACACATCCGCAACTGTGATGCTTATGAAGTTTACATTGGTATTAAAAGGTTTTGAAGATGCTGCCATACCCATAGCAAACCCTGATATCGTTATTCTGGGCAGGGAAACCGGACAATAA
- a CDS encoding cation diffusion facilitator family transporter has translation MARSSITKYAWLSILAAISTIVLKSSAYFITGSVGLLSDAAESLVNLLGAGIALAMLTIAARPPDEEHLFGHGKAEYFACGAEGVLILLAAISISVMAVNRFINPVPIQEIGIGLIIIAIASLINFVVARILLSAGEKNNSVTLEADAHHLMTDVWTSIGVFAGISAVALTGWQPLDQIVALCLACYIGWMGFKLIRRSVLGLMDSALPDEKCNGVIEVLEKYKSRGIDYHALRTRQAGSRCFVSVHVLVPGTWTVQHGHELLEELEEDIRKEVMYVTVFTHLEPIEDPVSEEDIELDRCSK, from the coding sequence ATGGCCCGTTCATCAATTACTAAATATGCATGGCTGTCTATTTTAGCAGCTATTTCCACCATCGTATTGAAAAGCAGCGCATACTTTATTACCGGATCGGTAGGTTTGTTATCCGATGCGGCAGAATCATTGGTTAACCTGCTCGGAGCTGGAATAGCGCTTGCCATGCTTACTATCGCAGCCCGCCCTCCGGATGAGGAACATCTTTTCGGTCATGGCAAGGCTGAATATTTTGCATGCGGCGCAGAAGGCGTGCTAATTCTTCTTGCAGCAATCAGTATATCAGTAATGGCCGTTAATCGCTTTATCAATCCCGTACCTATTCAGGAAATAGGAATCGGCTTGATTATTATTGCTATCGCATCTTTGATAAATTTTGTGGTTGCCCGTATATTGCTTTCCGCAGGAGAGAAAAACAATTCTGTTACTTTAGAAGCAGATGCGCATCATCTCATGACCGATGTCTGGACTTCCATAGGTGTCTTTGCCGGAATAAGCGCAGTTGCATTAACCGGATGGCAACCCCTGGATCAGATAGTAGCTCTTTGCTTAGCCTGTTATATTGGCTGGATGGGCTTTAAGCTGATCAGGCGTTCGGTTTTAGGGCTTATGGATTCGGCATTGCCGGATGAAAAATGTAATGGTGTGATAGAAGTTCTGGAAAAATATAAGAGCAGAGGAATAGATTATCACGCCCTTCGAACAAGACAGGCCGGATCACGCTGCTTTGTATCGGTGCATGTTCTTGTTCCCGGAACATGGACGGTGCAGCATGGGCACGAACTGCTTGAGGAACTGGAAGAAGATATCCGCAAAGAAGTTATGTACGTTACCGTGTTTACCCACCTTGAACCAATAGAAGATCCGGTTTCGGAAGAAGATATAGAGCTTGACCGTTGCAGCAAATAA
- a CDS encoding YajD family HNH nuclease encodes MTTNNNQTKTDGADKILAEVRRERELREKTYRERALKIFPHVCAKCSREFEGKKLRELTVHHRDHDHDNNPPDGSNWELLCIYCHDNEHSRNTDAQWYGPEDPGSDQGPSLTHNPFANLDALLKNKKV; translated from the coding sequence ATGACAACAAATAACAATCAAACAAAAACTGATGGTGCTGATAAAATACTTGCCGAAGTCCGACGTGAAAGAGAACTTCGTGAAAAGACTTACAGGGAACGGGCGCTTAAAATATTCCCGCATGTTTGCGCAAAGTGCAGCAGGGAATTTGAGGGCAAAAAGCTTCGGGAGCTTACCGTACACCACAGGGACCATGATCATGATAATAACCCTCCGGACGGCAGCAACTGGGAGCTTTTGTGCATCTACTGTCATGACAATGAGCATTCGCGGAATACGGATGCCCAATGGTATGGCCCGGAAGACCCAGGAAGTGATCAGGGCCCGTCTCTAACTCACAATCCGTTTGCTAACCTTGATGCACTGCTTAAAAATAAAAAGGTATAA
- a CDS encoding molybdenum cofactor biosynthesis protein MoaE, translated as MSLDSLVDTIKKHPDYGKAGMILCHNGVVRGTSRDGRKVSGIKVAVDHIKLKEIITKSKKTPGIIEVLVEIFEGKDLKIGDDVMYLVVAGDIRENVISTLQNTLNEIKTTVTTKTEYFI; from the coding sequence ATGAGCTTGGACTCTCTTGTAGATACAATAAAAAAACATCCTGATTATGGCAAAGCCGGAATGATATTATGCCATAATGGTGTAGTAAGAGGAACTTCACGTGATGGCCGTAAGGTTTCAGGAATTAAAGTTGCGGTAGATCATATTAAATTAAAAGAGATAATAACCAAAAGTAAAAAAACCCCTGGAATTATAGAAGTCCTGGTAGAAATTTTTGAGGGTAAAGACCTTAAAATCGGAGATGATGTAATGTATCTTGTTGTTGCCGGTGATATACGTGAAAATGTTATTTCAACGCTTCAAAATACACTTAACGAAATCAAGACAACCGTAACCACAAAAACTGAATATTTTATATGA
- a CDS encoding ATP-binding protein: MVKDLKKKMVIITGPRQVGKTYLSKEIMKEFPSPQYLNHDNENDRRIILQQSWRLNTGLLVFDEIHKMKNWKVFLKGTFDSRLEGQTILVTGSARLETYRQAGESLAGRYLHLRLLPFSVKELSNDLAPFDALEKLNSFGGFPEPFLSDSEEEASRWRNQYYSDLIREDIFDFSRIQELKAMKELVELLRYRVGSSMSYTSLAEDLQISPNTVKKYISVLESLYIIFLIRPYHKNIARSILREPKVYFYDSGFVRGNEGVRLENTCALCLLKHVHYLYDVRGKHAELNYIRTKEGKEIDFVIVMEGAPHKLIEVKLSDKTPARAMHYFAGQFKNTQSIQLVHHLHQEEHLAGIDILRAGDWLAGLEA; encoded by the coding sequence AGTATCTAAACCATGACAACGAAAATGACCGGCGGATAATCCTTCAGCAATCATGGCGTTTGAATACAGGACTTCTTGTTTTTGATGAAATACATAAAATGAAGAATTGGAAAGTCTTCTTGAAAGGAACCTTCGATTCCAGACTTGAAGGACAGACAATTCTGGTAACAGGAAGTGCCAGGTTAGAGACTTATCGTCAGGCCGGAGAATCGCTTGCGGGAAGATATCTTCACTTACGACTTCTGCCATTCTCTGTAAAGGAATTATCCAACGACCTGGCTCCTTTTGATGCATTAGAAAAGCTTAATAGTTTTGGCGGTTTTCCTGAGCCTTTTTTATCCGACTCCGAAGAAGAAGCTTCGCGATGGAGAAATCAGTATTATAGCGACCTGATCAGAGAAGATATTTTTGACTTTAGCAGGATTCAGGAACTAAAGGCAATGAAGGAACTTGTTGAGTTACTACGCTATAGAGTGGGGTCCTCCATGTCTTATACCTCGCTTGCAGAAGACCTCCAAATTTCACCCAATACAGTCAAAAAATATATCTCAGTTCTTGAAAGCCTTTATATTATATTCCTTATTCGTCCATATCATAAAAACATTGCACGTTCAATTCTGCGGGAACCGAAGGTTTATTTCTATGACAGTGGCTTCGTAAGAGGAAACGAAGGTGTTAGGCTAGAAAATACTTGCGCTTTATGTCTGCTCAAACATGTGCATTATCTTTACGATGTGCGCGGGAAACATGCCGAATTGAACTATATCAGAACCAAAGAAGGCAAAGAGATTGATTTTGTTATAGTCATGGAAGGGGCTCCCCATAAATTAATCGAGGTAAAACTTTCCGACAAAACTCCTGCAAGGGCAATGCATTATTTTGCCGGTCAGTTTAAAAATACCCAAAGCATCCAGCTTGTTCACCATCTTCACCAGGAAGAACATCTGGCCGGAATAGATATTTTACGTGCAGGTGACTGGCTGGCAGGACTTGAGGCGTGA